One genomic window of Canis lupus baileyi chromosome 24, mCanLup2.hap1, whole genome shotgun sequence includes the following:
- the LOC140616539 gene encoding olfactory receptor 9S13-like, protein MPSHRNGNLSMVYFQDFVLEGFESGLETQALLFAVFLALYMVTVLGNFLMIIVITLDSHLHSPMYFFLKNLSFVDLCYSSVIAPNALANYFSSSKVITFAGCATQLFFFSLLGTTECFLLGVMAYDRFMAICSPLRYPSTMCQSVCTCLVLGAYCGGCFNSVVQTSFTFHLPFCSSNRINHFFCDVPPLLQIACGNTAINELLLFGICGLIIVGVTFVILISYGYITVTILRMRSGAGRRKVFSTCGSHMTAVTLFFGTAFVMYAQPGAIESMEQGKVVSVFYTLVIPMLNPLIYSLRNKDVKEALGRLGQKHMTM, encoded by the coding sequence ATGCCATCCCACAGAAATGGAAACCTCTCCATGGtctactttcaagattttgttcTGGAGGGATTTGAAAGTGGCCTGGAAACCCAGGCCCTGCTCTTTGCTGTGTTCCTGGCCCTGTATATGGTGACTGTACTGGGCAACTTCCTCATGATCATCGTTATCACCCTGGATTCCCACCTGCACTCCCCAATGTACTTCTTCCTCAAGAACCTCTCCTTCGTGGATTTGTGCTACTCATCTGTCATTGCCCCAAATGCACTGGCCAACTACTTCTCTTCATCAAAGGTCATCACCTTTGCAGGATGTGCCACCcagttattctttttctctttgctgggAACAACTGAATGCTTCCTCCTGGGTGTCATGGCCTACGACCGCTTCATGGCCATCTGTAGCCCCTTGCGCTACCCGAGCACCATGTGCCAGTCTGTCTGCACTTGCCTGGTGCTGGGCGCCTACTGTGGAGGCTGCTTCAACTCTGTTGTGCAGACCAGCTTCACATTCCACCTCCCATTCTGCAGCTCCAACCGCATCAACCACTTCTTCTGTGATGTGCCCCCTCTGCTCCAGATCGCCTGTGGCAACACGGCCATCAATGAACTTCTCTTGTTTGGCATCTGTGGGCTCATCATTGTGGGGGTGACGTTTGTGATCCTCATCTCCTATGGCTACATCACAGTGACCATCCTGAGGATGCGCTCAGGAGCTGGGAGACGCAAGGTCTTCTCCACCTGTGGCTCCCACATGACTGCAGTGACCCTCTTTTTTGGGACTGCCTTTGTCATGTATGCCCAGCCAGGAGCAATTGAGTCCATGGAGCAGGGCAAGGTGGTCTCTGTCTTCTACACGCTGGTCATCCCAATGCTCAATCCCCTCATCTACAGTCTGCGAAACAAGGATGTGAAGGAGGCCCTGGGGAGGCTGGGCCAGAAACACATGACCATGTGA